ACGCCTGTGTTGCCGCTGAACAGCCGGCCTATGGCGCTGTCTTCCGGGGCGGGGCAGATGCTGACCGCCATTACAGCAGCAGGCTGTATCTCGGCATCGTGCATCAACGGCATGATGTAGGCGGTGTTTTCAGACGGCATTTCCCGCGTTTCGGGCAGCACGGGTTCAGACGGCTTGCCGACTGGCGCAGCTATGTTTTTTTCAGGCGGCCTGCCGTGCGCAAAATGGCCGTCTGAAACTTTGGCAGCGGATTTGACGGCAGCCGTTGCCGCCAAGCGCGCGGTTGCGGCGGCCGGCGTGCGGGCTGCGGGTTGAGGCGCGACAGTAGTTTGCAGTGGTGTTTGGGGTGCGCCCTGCGGGATATGCGCGGCGGTTTCGGCAGGCAGCACTTTTGCACCCTTGTTCAGCCACATCGGCCCCAAGCCCAGTGCTTCGTGCAAATGCAGATAACGGCTGCTTAACATAATTTCTCCATTAAAACAGCATCTTCCCACGCACCTCCGGGCAGCGGGTAATAGGCTTTGCGGCGGCCGTATTCGCTGAAACCGTGTTTGCGGTAGAGCGCCTGCGCGGCAAGGTTGGCGGCGCGGACTTCCAAAAACAGCCGCTCGGCATGCTGCACCGCAGCCGTATGAAACCATGCCGCCATCAGCCGCGAAGCCAAACCGGCGCGGCGGCGAACGGGGGCGGTGGCAATCAGATGCAGCTCCGATTCGCCGCACAAGGTCTGCCACACGGCAAAGCCGCCGATGGTGCCATCGGCTTCAGCCAACACGGTTACGCTGTCGAAACGGTTGTTTAAGGCCGTCTGAAACTGCGCAGCAGACCACGGCGACGGGTTGCATTGCGCATCGAGTGCGGCCAGCGCGGAGCAGTCTGCGGGCAAGGCGGGACGGATAATCACAGC
This genomic interval from Neisseria musculi contains the following:
- a CDS encoding uracil-DNA glycosylase family protein, with the protein product MLSSRYLHLHEALGLGPMWLNKGAKVLPAETAAHIPQGAPQTPLQTTVAPQPAARTPAAATARLAATAAVKSAAKVSDGHFAHGRPPEKNIAAPVGKPSEPVLPETREMPSENTAYIMPLMHDAEIQPAAVMAVSICPAPEDSAIGRLFSGNTGVLLDNMLAAIGLKAADVHKTSWIKAAAVFTPEPPPGQMAAALPQMQAELAASRAQAILFLGQVFSQPHYAETIAQLCGSTPAFTVPHPARLLRQPHLKKQAWEELKKLRNILAAGAVPS
- the rimI gene encoding ribosomal protein S18-alanine N-acetyltransferase, with the translated sequence MIIRPALPADCSALAALDAQCNPSPWSAAQFQTALNNRFDSVTVLAEADGTIGGFAVWQTLCGESELHLIATAPVRRRAGLASRLMAAWFHTAAVQHAERLFLEVRAANLAAQALYRKHGFSEYGRRKAYYPLPGGAWEDAVLMEKLC